The Brassica napus cultivar Da-Ae unplaced genomic scaffold, Da-Ae ScsIHWf_2934;HRSCAF=3719, whole genome shotgun sequence nucleotide sequence CTGGTCATTTTCAAATAATGTCCACATTCTTCACAAACATTCATTTCGACTTTCTTATACATTAATCCATAACAATTGTCGCATTGAATCCACAATTGATTGTAGTTTTTAGTTATATCGAAATCCTTAGAACTCATTAAATTATTACGATTACTATTAGTTCTTATCTTGTCATTTTTGCTTTCACGAATCTTTCCACTTCCACTTTCACTACAaatgaaattataaatgtaACTTTCATTGGAATTATTACTATCGCTTAAAAAGTGACTATTAATACAGATGTGAGAACGAAAATAAGAGTCAATGCAACTATTAATGTGATTATTACAATTATATTTAGTATCCTTAATGTAAGGATCATAGTGCAGATCGTTGTCACCTTTAGATCTATTATTCAGATAACTAGAACTAcaataactataaaaaaaaatttctaggtCACTCAAATCATTGTTAATctcaaattttttcttttttatatcaaaatatatagaataactatttttattacTATCCCTAACAAAAAAGGTGTCATCCGATATGAAATTCCGAATGTCCTTGGAGTTAACTAAAAGATCAACATTATTGTAATAACTAGAACGCTCACCCCAACCATAAAAGTTTTTatccatatcatatataaaccgGTCTTTACTTATAGTAGTCTTTTCAATAGGAGCAAAACTATCCATTGCTTTACTTAGCTCGCCTCTGTATTCCAATTCTCCCTTAGAAAACATCAAATTGAACCACGATTTTTCCATAGAGCTTCTGGCCTCTATttacatgaaaataaaataacaatagatgaatagtcattcaatgaaaaaattgaaaaatgcaaaaaaaaatttgaatagttCATTTTCTATTCAGAGTAAGCAAAGCATGTCAATGCAATTGCTAATTGCTAAGATTATTAAGTAAAAGCAattgaaattaataaatttcaattctaaatgaaaataaggattttcttatattgtgtaaaattctcattaaaaaaaagaaatatttgttcttcgcttatgaatataagcgataTGAAGAACTTTTTTAGTAAAATCTCGTatactaatataaaaaaaagtttttattccaATACGGAATGAAAAGAAAAGGACAACATGCAGAATGGGTAGAAGAAGTGGGGATACTTGGTTCAAGCCCTGACACGAAacttaaaaaaagaataaaaaaatcctAAGAATCCATATTTCGTATAGAATTTCTTGTGGACACTACAATACAAAAGTGTAGTTGTgtttaatcttctttttttttcagattttgtaTATCTAGATTAAGTATGTATCTATCAAAAACAGTATATACACTAGATAAACTCGGctcaatcttttttttactaaaaggaTTGAGCCGAGTTTAATTgcaattaaactaataaaacgGACGTGAATTACTAATCTAATTTCTAGTCTTGGCCATCTAATTTATCGATGGTTGGGAAGTTAAATGTGATCTCCTTCCATACTTCACAAGCAGCAGCTAGTTCAGGACTCCATTTGCAAGCCTCACGGATAATTTCATTACCCTCGACTGCAAGATCACGTCCCTCATTACGAGCTTGTACACATGCTTCTAGAGCTACTCGGTTAGCTACGGCACCCGGTGCATTTCCCCAAGGGTGGCCTAAAGTTCCGCCACCAAATTGTAGTACGGAATCATCTCATAAAATCACTCTTGACAGTAATATATGTTGTATATGTAAATCCTAGATATGACAATATGCGGAATTCatccatgaaaatgaaaaacaagggGGGGTTGATATCGATGGGACGCATAACCGGATAtgctaaaatgaaaatatgaaaaaaaaaggcTAATGAGATCGAAATAATGAATCATAAATAGAGTTCCATTTCGGAATTGGCTAGATAAAACAAAGTCTTGCCTATTATGACAAATAAATCAAAGACTTTccacaaaaattttttttattcatatattttttattttaaaactaggttTTGGTTAGTTGAGCTTGAAAACGACTATTCCTtcattgaaatttaattaagtaaaaaattGAATTGCATATTCGCTTGGGTGGTACCAATGAAATCGAGTGCTTACTCCCATTTATTATTGAATTAACCAATGAATTTACTATCGAAGATTTTTTCTGTATTCGAAAAATTTCGCAACAAAattgaacatattttttattatgagaaTAAATCCTACTACTTCGGATCCAGCGGTTTCAATACGTGAAAAAAACAACCTGGGACGTATTGCCCAAATCATTGGTCCGGTACTGGATGTAGCCTTTCCCCCGGGCAAGATGCCTAATATTTACAATGCTCTGGTGGTTAAGGGTCGAGATACGCTTGGTCAAGAAATTAATGTGACTTGTGAAGTACAGCAATTATTAGGAAACAACCGAGTTAGAGCTGTAGCTATGAGCGCGACCGAGGGTTTAAAGAGAGGGATGGACGTGGTTGATATGGGAAATCCTCTAAGTGTTCCAGTCGGCGGAGCGACTCTAGGACGAATTTTCAATGTACTTGGGGAACCTGTTGATAATTTAGGTCCTGTCGATACTCTCACAACATCTCCTATCCATAAATCCGCGCCTGCTTTTATAGACTTAGATACAACCTTATCTATTTTTGAAACAGGAATTAAAGTAGTAGATCTTTTGGCCCCTTATCGTCGTGGGGGAAAAATCGGACTATTCGGTGGGGCTGGCGTGGGTAAAACAGTACTAATTATGGAATTGATCAACAACATTGCCAAAGCTCATGGTGGTGTATCCGTATTTGGTGGAGTAGGCGAACGAACTCGTGAAGGAAATGATCTTTACATGGAAATGAAAGAATCTGGAGTCATTAATGAACTAAACCTTGCGGACTCCAAAGTAGCCCTAGTCTACGGTCAGATGAATGAACCGCCGGGAGCTCGTATGAGAGTTGGTCTGACTGCCTTAACTATGGCAGAATATTTCCGAGATGTTAATGAGCAAGACGTACTTCTATTTATCGACAATATCTTCCGTTTTGTACAAGCAGGATCCGAGGTATCCGCTTTATTGGGTAGAATGCCTTCTGCTGTGGGTTACCAACCCACCCTTAGTACCGAAATGGGTTCTTTACAAGAAAGAATTACTTCTACGAAAAAAGGGTCCATAACCTCTATTCAAGCAGTTTATGTACCTGCAGACGATTTGACTGACCCTGCTCCTGCCACCACATTTGCACATTTAGATGCGACTACCGTACTATCAAGAGGATTAGCTGCTAAAGGTATCTATCCAGCGGTAGATCCTTTAGATTCAACGTCAACTATGCTACAACCTCGAATCGTTGGCGAGGAACATTATGAAACTGCGCAACaagtaaagcaaactttacaacGTTACAAGGAGCTTCAGGACATTATAGCTATCCTGGGGTTGGACGAATTATCCGAAGAGGATCGCTTAACCGTCGCAAGAGCACGAAAGATTGAGCGTTTCTTATCACAACCTTTTTTCGTAGCAGAAGTATTTACAGGTTCTCCGGGAAAATATGTTGGGCTAGCGGAAACAATTAGAGGGTTTAATTTGATCCTTTCCGGAGAATTTGATTCTCTTCCTGAACAGGCCTTTTACTTAGTGGGTAACATCGATGAAGCTACTGCGAAGGCTACGAACTTAGAAATGGAGAGTAAATTGAAGAAATGACCTTAAATCTTTGTGTACTGACTCCGAATCGAATTGTTTGGGATTCAGAAGTAAAAGAAATCATTTTATCTACTAATAGTGGACAAATTGGCGTATTACCAAATCACGCGCCGATTGCCACAGCTGTTGATATAGGTATTTTGAAAATACGCCTTAATAACCAATGGTTAACAATGGCTCTGATGGGCGGTTTTGCTAGAATAGGCAATAATGAAATTACTATTTTAGTAAATGATGCAGAGAAGAATAGTGACATTGATCCACAAGAAGCTCAGCAAACTCTTGAAATAGCAGAGGCGAACTTGAGAAAAGCTGAAGGCAAGAGACAAACAATTGAGGCTAATCTAGCTCTCAGACGAGCTCGGACACGCGTCGAGGCTCTCAATACGATTTGATTTTGTAACTAGCTGACGTATAAAAAAATAGGATCCAAaagcgagaaaaaaaaaaaaaaagctggctACAAAAACTTATTAGACACCATTGATCATGGTGTCTAATAAGTTATACCTACTATTGGATTTGAACCAATGACTCCTGCCGTATGAAAGCAATACTCTAACCACTGAGTTAAGTAGGTTATTTATCATCGTAAAGAGAAGGCACGGGGATACTTATCACATCGATAGGATTATAAATCCAATATTATTTCTAAGCAATACCAATAAACAACGAGATGAAAGATATAATGTTcgatcatataatattaatctTGACAAGAAATTATCTACATGATAAGATAAGATAAAATGTGGATCATAAACACAAGGGCTATAGCTCAGTTAGGTAGAGCACCTCGTTTACACGTGCGCCAAAGTTTTTCAGAGGAGTCCATCACGCAATCAAACCAATTGAttgatcttattaataaatCGATGTCTTACTCCATGACTTTTTTTTAGGAAAAGAGGAGAACAATAGCCTGACATTAGGTCCTATTAAAGTACCCCATTTCGGTAGGGAATTAATAGAACCCATCATTGATTTGAGATATTGATAGGGTGAATACCCAGTCTACTTAATGCTAGGCAGAATGAGTATAAGGAACTCAAAAATGATCTTTTCGTCCTATGAACCTTAAGGTGTAGCAAGtttcatatttgattttttaatcagGATGTTAGAGACTATATTTAACTTAAGTTGATCTAGACCAAAAGCAAACCTACGTCAAGAGAACCCTTCTTTGAAACACTTTGGTAGTTATTCTGTATtgtattagaattaaaaaataatcaatcagAGTACTTGGAAccatttcttatcttttttttttaagaaaaaatatggtAGACTAACTGATCTTTCTATCAGTTAATGAAAGAGCCCAATGCAAAAAAAATGCATGTTGGGTCTTTGAAAGAGTTCGAAtcattttgataataataaGTTCGAGCTCTTTTACCGAGCAGGTCTACGGTTCGAATCCGTATAGCCctaactaataaatttattctaataaatgacattcaaatccaaataattggataatttttgactttttattgtATTCTTTATTTCTAACTGGTTACTTTCAATTTGttggttcataaaaaaaactccCAGACCCTAAACCATAAGTCCTGGGGGTCGTTCAGAATAAAACGGAAAAccaaatttgatttcatttgaTTTCAGTGGATCCAATCACTATCTATAGATATATCTAGATAGATACttataatttagaataaacGTTTTTTATTCATTCATTTTCATAGTCGTAAGTGGATTTTTTGATAcgtcataattttaaaaacgaagatatttttatcaatttgttttatttttaataaaacataaagcaaatttaagaaacagaaataaaaaaaattactagttattaatcatattaatattatattattaatatgagAAACTATTAGTAATAGAAACATGGAAATATTAAGTAATAAGTGTACTGAAAATAAGATTACAATCAATAAATCTTAAAAGGAGACGTCTACCACAGCAACCAAACGAAAATAAATGATTCGATTAAcctgaatttttgttttgacgCAAGAGTTATATATACCTTGCCCAATCCACTCCGATTGGAATTGACTAAGCGGGTATTTTTTCCACATTCATAGGAGTTCGTCTATGTTTCTGCTTTacgaatatgatattttctgggcatttttaataatatcaagTGCTATTCCTGTTTTGGCATTTCTAATTTCCGGGGTTTTATCTCCAATTACGAAGGGGCCGGAGAAACTTTCTAGTTATGAATCAGGTATAGAACCGATCGGGGATGCTTGGTTACAATTTAGAATCCGTTATTATATGTTTGCtctagtttttgttgtttttgatgttgaAAC carries:
- the LOC125602654 gene encoding ATP synthase subunit beta, chloroplastic-like, with the protein product MRINPTTSDPAVSIREKNNLGRIAQIIGPVLDVAFPPGKMPNIYNALVVKGRDTLGQEINVTCEVQQLLGNNRVRAVAMSATEGLKRGMDVVDMGNPLSVPVGGATLGRIFNVLGEPVDNLGPVDTLTTSPIHKSAPAFIDLDTTLSIFETGIKVVDLLAPYRRGGKIGLFGGAGVGKTVLIMELINNIAKAHGGVSVFGGVGERTREGNDLYMEMKESGVINELNLADSKVALVYGQMNEPPGARMRVGLTALTMAEYFRDVNEQDVLLFIDNIFRFVQAGSEVSALLGRMPSAVGYQPTLSTEMGSLQERITSTKKGSITSIQAVYVPADDLTDPAPATTFAHLDATTVLSRGLAAKGIYPAVDPLDSTSTMLQPRIVGEEHYETAQQVKQTLQRYKELQDIIAILGLDELSEEDRLTVARARKIERFLSQPFFVAEVFTGSPGKYVGLAETIRGFNLILSGEFDSLPEQAFYLVGNIDEATAKATNLEMEKVKEIILSTNSGQIGVLPNHAPIATAVDIGILKIRLNNQWLTMALMGGFARIGNNEITILVNDAEKNSDIDPQEAQQTLEIAEANLRKAEGKRQTIEANLALRRARTRVEALNTI